CCGGCTGGTTGGGTTGCGCATTTTGGGAAACGACTACGCTGGAGAGCACATCAATTCATGAAGAATCGACATCCGTTGTGGAAAAAAAGTCTCATCACCCTGGCGATCGTCGCCGTGCTGGCCGGTGGTTATTACTGGTGGCAGCATCCGGCAGAACCGAATAAACAACCTCAGGCCGAAGGACAGCGCCATCATGGGCGTGGTGCGGGTGGCGCAGGCGCCAATGGTGGGGGTCGTCCACTGGCACCGGTACAGGCCGCAACGGCGGAATTACAAAGCGTACCGCATTATCTGAGTGGGCTGGGCACCGTCACCGCCGCCAACACCGTCACGGTACGCAGCCGGGTGGATGGTCAACTGATGGCACTGCATTTCAATGAAGGTCAGCAGGTGGCGGCCGGGGCATTACTGGCGGAAATCGATCCACGTCCGTATCAGGTGGCTTTGATTCAGGCCCAGGGACAACTGGCTAAGGATCAGGCGACGCTGGCTAACGCACGGCGTGATTTAGCCCGTTATGAACAGCTGGCAAAAACCTCGCTGGTGTCGCAGCAGGAGCTGGACACCCAGCGTTCGCTGGTAAGCGAAACCCTCGGCACCATCAAAGCGGATGAAGGTAATGTCGCCAGCGCCCAGCTCAATCTGACCTACAGCCGCATCACCGCCCCCATCTCCGGCCGGGTTGGCCTGAAACAGGTCGATGTCGGTAACTACATCACTTCCGGCGATACCACCGGGTTAGTGGTGATCACGCAAACCCACCCGATCGACGTGGTGTTCAGCGTGGCAGAGAACAATATCAGCCAGATCCTCAAAGCACAGAAAAGCGGCCAGCCGCTGGTGGTGGATGCCTGGGATCGCAGCAATAAAACCCTGCTGACCTCTGGCACCCTGCTGAGTATTGATAACCAGATCGATGTGACCACCGGCACCATCAAACTGAAAGCGCGCTTCAGCAACGAGGATGATGCGCTGTTCCCCAACCAGTTCGTCAATGCGCGCCTGAAAGTCGATACCTTGCAGGATGCGGTGGTGATCCCCACTGCCGCGCTGCAAATGAGTAACGAGGGCCATTTCGTCTGGGTGGTGAACAGCGAGAATAAAGTGAGTAAAAAACGGGTCACCGCCGGATTGCAGGACAGCCAGCAAGTGGTGATCAGTGCCGGGCTGGCCGCCGGGGATCGCGTGGTCACCGATGGTCTGGACCGCTTAACCGAAGGTGCACAGGTCGAGATTGTCGCGCCGCAAAGCACCACGCCGCTGAACCGGCGCGCCACCCAACCGGCACGCGGAGAACGTCAATAATGCAGGTGATGCCTCCCGACGCCAGCGGCGGACCGTCGCGCCTGTTTATTCTGCGCCCGGTGGCGACCACGCTGCTGATGATCGCGATTCTGCTGGCGGGTATCCTCGGTTATCGTTTCCTGCCGGTGTCCGCGTTGCCAGAAGTGGATTATCCGACGATTCAGGTGGTCACCCTCTACCCCGGTGCCAGCCCGGATGTGGTGACCTCCTCAATCACCGCGCCGCTGGAGCGTCAGTTCGGCCAGATGTCCGGGCTGAAGCAGATGTCCTCGCAAAGCTCCGGTGGCGCTTCAGTGGTCACACTGCAATTCCAGCTCTCGCTGTCGCTGGATGTGGCGGAACAGGAAGTGCAGGCGGCGATCAATTCCGCCACCAACCTGCTACCCAGCGATCTGCCCAACCCGCCGGTTTACAGTAAAGTCAATCCGGCGGATCCGCCGATCATGACCCTCGCCGTCACCACCACCAGCATGCCGTTAACTCAGGTGCAGGATATGGTGGAAACACGCGTGGCGCAGAAAATCTCCCAGGTCGCCGGTGTCGGGTTGGTGACCCTCTCTGGCGGGCAACGCCCGGCTGTGCGGGTACAAATGAACGCCCAGGCGCTGGCGGCGCTGGGGTTGACCAGCGAAACGGTGCGCACGGCCATCAGCAATGCCAACGTCAATTCCGCCAAAGGCAGCCTGGACGGTCCGACACGTTCGATCACCCTGTCCGCCAACGATCAGATGACCTCCGCCGAGGATTATCGCCGCCTCATCATCAGCTACAACAACGGCGCGCCGGTGCGTTTGGGCGATGTCGCCACCATTGAACAGGGGGCGGAAAACAGCTGGCTCGGTGCCTGGGCCAATCGGCAGCCCGCGATTGTGCTTAACGTACAACGCCAGCCGGGGGCCAATATCATCGCCACCGCGGATAACATTCGCGCCCTGCTGCCCTCACTCACCGCCGCACTGCCTAAGTCGGTTGAAGTCACACTGTTGACCGACCGCACCACCAATATCCGTGCCTCAGTGGCGGATACTCAGCATGAACTGATGCTGGCAATTGGTCTGGTGGTGATGATCATTTACCTGTTCCTGCGTAATGTCCCGGCGACCATTATCCCGGCGGTGGCGGTGCCGCTGTCACTGGTGGGCACCTTTGCCGCGATGTATTTCCTCGGTTTCTCCATTAACAACCTGACGCTGATGGCGCTGACCATCGCCACCGGCTTCGTGGTTGATGATGCCATCGTGGTGATCGAGAATATTTCCCGTTATCTGGAAAAAGGTGAGAAGCCCCTGACCGCCGCGCTAAAAGGCGCGGGCGAAATCGGGTTCACCATCATCTCCCTGACCTTTTCGCTGATTGCGGTGCTGATTCCGCTGTTATTTATGGGCGATGTGATTGGCCGCCTGTTCCGCGAATTTGCCGTTACCCTTGCGGTGGCGATCCTGATTTCCGCCGTGGTGTCGCTGACGCTGACACCGATGATGTGCGCGCGCATGCTAAGCCTCGAATCGCTGCGTAAACAGAACCGTTTTTCCCGCGCCAGTGAAGCGATGTTTGACCGCATCATCGCCGGTTATGGTCGCTGGTTAACGCGCGTACTCCAGCATCCCTGGCTGACGCTGTCGGTGGCGCTCGGCACCCTGCTGCTTACCGTGTTGCTGTGGATAGCGATTCCCAAAGGCTTCTTCCCGCAGCAGGACAACGGCATTATTCAGGGCACGTTGCAGGCTCCGCAGTCGGTTTCCTATGCCAGCATGGCGCAACGCACGCGTGATGTGGCGTCGATTGTGATGAAAGATCCGGCAGTGCAGAGCCTGACGTCATTTGTCGGCGTTGACGGCACCAATGCCGCGCTCAACAGTGCACGGCTGCAAATCAACCTGAAACCGCTGTCCGAGCGTGATGACCGCATCCCGGCGGTACAAAAAAGGCTACAGGCAGCGGTGGCGCAGATTCCGGGGGTCTCGCTCTGGTTGCAGCCGGTACAGGATCTCACCATCGATACCCAGGCCAGTCGCACCCCTTATCAGTTCACGCTGCAATCGGGTTCGCTGGAGTCGCTCAGTACCTGGGTTCCCGCGCTGCTTAACCAGCTCAACACCCTGCCTGAGTTACGCGATGTCAGCAGCGACTGGCAGGATCAGGGGCTGGAAGCCTTTATTCGCGTCGATCGCGACAGCGCCAGCCGACTTGGCATCACCATGGCAGATATCGACAACGCGCTGTACAACGCCTTTGGTCAGCGCCTGATCTCCACCATCTACACCCAGGCAAATCAGTATCGCGTGGTGCTGGGACAAAACAACGACGCCACGCCCGGCCTTGCCAGCCTTGACGGCATTCGCCTCACCAGCACCGATGGCGGCAGCGTACCGCTCAGCGCCATTGCCGGGGTGGAGGAACGCCACGCCGCCCTGAGCATCAACCATCTTGATCAGTTCCCGTCAGCCACGTTCTCGTTTAACGTCGCTGAAGGATATTCCCTTGGTGAAGCGGTTAAAGCCATCAGTGCGGCGGAAGATCAGGTGGGGATGCCTGCCGAGATGATGACGCAATTCCAGGGCAGCACGCTGGCATTTGAAGCGGCGCTGACCAGCACGGTATGGCTGATCATTGCCGCAGTGGTGGCGATGTATATCGTGCTCGGC
This genomic stretch from Pantoea cypripedii harbors:
- a CDS encoding MdtB/MuxB family multidrug efflux RND transporter permease subunit — encoded protein: MQVMPPDASGGPSRLFILRPVATTLLMIAILLAGILGYRFLPVSALPEVDYPTIQVVTLYPGASPDVVTSSITAPLERQFGQMSGLKQMSSQSSGGASVVTLQFQLSLSLDVAEQEVQAAINSATNLLPSDLPNPPVYSKVNPADPPIMTLAVTTTSMPLTQVQDMVETRVAQKISQVAGVGLVTLSGGQRPAVRVQMNAQALAALGLTSETVRTAISNANVNSAKGSLDGPTRSITLSANDQMTSAEDYRRLIISYNNGAPVRLGDVATIEQGAENSWLGAWANRQPAIVLNVQRQPGANIIATADNIRALLPSLTAALPKSVEVTLLTDRTTNIRASVADTQHELMLAIGLVVMIIYLFLRNVPATIIPAVAVPLSLVGTFAAMYFLGFSINNLTLMALTIATGFVVDDAIVVIENISRYLEKGEKPLTAALKGAGEIGFTIISLTFSLIAVLIPLLFMGDVIGRLFREFAVTLAVAILISAVVSLTLTPMMCARMLSLESLRKQNRFSRASEAMFDRIIAGYGRWLTRVLQHPWLTLSVALGTLLLTVLLWIAIPKGFFPQQDNGIIQGTLQAPQSVSYASMAQRTRDVASIVMKDPAVQSLTSFVGVDGTNAALNSARLQINLKPLSERDDRIPAVQKRLQAAVAQIPGVSLWLQPVQDLTIDTQASRTPYQFTLQSGSLESLSTWVPALLNQLNTLPELRDVSSDWQDQGLEAFIRVDRDSASRLGITMADIDNALYNAFGQRLISTIYTQANQYRVVLGQNNDATPGLASLDGIRLTSTDGGSVPLSAIAGVEERHAALSINHLDQFPSATFSFNVAEGYSLGEAVKAISAAEDQVGMPAEMMTQFQGSTLAFEAALTSTVWLIIAAVVAMYIVLGVLYESFIHPITILSTLPTAGVGALLALMLSGNELDIVAIIGIILLIGIVKKNAIMMIDFALAAEREQGMAPYEAIYQACLLRFRPILMTTLAALLGALPLMLSMGAGAELRRPLGIAMVGGLILSQILTLFTTPVIYLLFDRLAHATRRRFRRSEAQP
- a CDS encoding MdtA/MuxA family multidrug efflux RND transporter periplasmic adaptor subunit encodes the protein MKNRHPLWKKSLITLAIVAVLAGGYYWWQHPAEPNKQPQAEGQRHHGRGAGGAGANGGGRPLAPVQAATAELQSVPHYLSGLGTVTAANTVTVRSRVDGQLMALHFNEGQQVAAGALLAEIDPRPYQVALIQAQGQLAKDQATLANARRDLARYEQLAKTSLVSQQELDTQRSLVSETLGTIKADEGNVASAQLNLTYSRITAPISGRVGLKQVDVGNYITSGDTTGLVVITQTHPIDVVFSVAENNISQILKAQKSGQPLVVDAWDRSNKTLLTSGTLLSIDNQIDVTTGTIKLKARFSNEDDALFPNQFVNARLKVDTLQDAVVIPTAALQMSNEGHFVWVVNSENKVSKKRVTAGLQDSQQVVISAGLAAGDRVVTDGLDRLTEGAQVEIVAPQSTTPLNRRATQPARGERQ